In one window of Hevea brasiliensis isolate MT/VB/25A 57/8 chromosome 10, ASM3005281v1, whole genome shotgun sequence DNA:
- the LOC131169346 gene encoding uncharacterized protein LOC131169346 translates to MHTLWKKIERSAPTAQRGRKAGRSEAVEGTVRPASETVERPDTRVPACAYAIRAREEQDAPNVIVGTFSLFNSEVHALIDPGSTHSYMCTAIPVERGLKVETIEQDILVTNPLGHNVMVNEVYRGYPLTIQEYEFLVDHIELPFHEFNVIFGMDWLSRHQAMMDCRLKKITLMTPNNEEIIIVGERMDYLSNVISATTVGRLIRKGCEAYLAHVIDTRKVRLDLHDIPIVCDFPDVFPEELPGIPPEREVEFAIEVMHRTTPVSIALFRMAVC, encoded by the exons ATGCACACATTGTGGAAAAAG ATAGAGAGGTCGGCTCCTActgcacagaggggtagaaaggCTGGAAGATCTGAGGCAGTTGAGGGCActgtgaggcctgcatctgagacaGTGGAGAGACCAGATACTAGAGTGCCAGCATGTGCATATGCCATTCGAGCCAGAGAGGAGCAGGATGCACCTAATGTCATAGTTGGTACATTTTCTCTCTTTAACTCTGAAGTGCACGCATTAATAGACCCAGGTTCAACTCATTCTTACATGTGCACTGCTATCCCAGTAGAGAGGGGTTTAAAGGTTGAAACCATTGAGCAGGACATCCTAgttactaaccctttaggccataatgTGATGGTGAATGAAGTCTATAGGGGTTATCCCTTGACGATTCAGGAGTATGAATTTTTGGTAGACCATATCGAGCTACCTTTTCATGAGTTTAATGTGATTtttggaatggattggttgtcacgtcaccaAGCTATGATGGATTGCCGTTTAAAAAAAATCACACTAATGACTCCTAATAATGAGGAGATCAttattgtgggggaaaggatggaTTATCTGTCTAATGTTATATCAGCCACTACTGTAGGGAGGTTGATAAGAAAGGGTTGTGAAGCTTACCTGGCACATGTAATTGATACTAGGAAGGTTAGGCTAGACCTTCATGACATACCcattgtatgtgattttccagatGTTTTCCCTGAGGAGTTGCCCGGTATACCACCAGAGAGAGAAGTGgaatttgctatagaggttatgcatCGTACAACACCAGTGTCCATTGCTCTTTTTAGGATGGCTGTTTGCTAG